Genomic DNA from Shouchella patagoniensis:
ATTCCATTCCGTTTCATTTGCCTCTTTTATTCTGGAAACTGCTGCTTTTCCAGAAGGGACTTGTTTATCATATTTTTGTAATGCAGATCCATCTAATCTGAATAGCGGACGCTGCATATTCGTCACTTGCGTACCTGCGCGGGAAACAGAAAACTTCATACTATCCCGTTCATCATTGTTACGGTAAAAAACGGGTAAACCATCCACTTGCATTCTGAAATCAACCGTTTCACTTGTTTCTCTTACCTGCCAATTACTAAGTTCGTAATCATCCGTCCACGCACCATTCTCGTTAATGAAACTTGTACCCGCTTCAATAATATGACGGCTACTCGTTTCTGACGAATCAGCGACAAAAGGGTAGCTATAGTTTAAAAACATCAGTGTGCCATCAATTGTTACAATGCGACTACCATCGGTATACACATATTCCCCATTTAATTGGTTCTGCCGTGGCACTTCAACGGTGCTACTAAACAAACGTTGATTAATTGGAGCCACTTCAAGACGCGCTAACTTATATTGTTTTTGGACAACCGTTTGTGGTTCTGTTGTAACATACAAACGCTCACGCAATAACATCTCTAAATGATCCGTTTCCTTAGCGATTTCCGCACTTAACTCGTCTTCTTCTTCAGATAGCATGGTGGCAAGTTCAGATGCTAATAACGACGTTCGGATTGTAACAATCTCATCAGCTTTTACAGAAGCAAACTGGATGCTCACATTATCGCTATCTGAACGACTATAAAAAAACATGCGATCGACGTCATTGAGTCGGATCATTTCTTGATCTTCCTCATACTGATTTAGTAAATAATTGGACGGAATGGCGTCTGGAAAGACAACTTCAATTCCTTCCAATTCCGATACATCTTCATTATCAATCGTTTGAATTAAATCAAGCCGCTGCAAATCATTCACCATTGCTGCATATCGTTCCGAACCTTTTTCTACGAGTGAATACGTATCACTCGCTTCATGTACGATTAGTTGCTCCGGTTCAATTAGCTCCCAAACTTCCCGTTCTTCAATGAATTCCTCAGTTTCGTTATATTCTTCCTCATTGTCGCTTGTTTCTAACGCTTGCATATTTGGTTGGTACGTCCATAGTTGGTACGTGAAAAACAAGCTCAATCCAATCATTGCAATGAGAGTGACCGTCTTAAACTGTTCGTATCTCACACTTTTCCTCCTTTAAAGGTCGAGTATGGCAAAGTGATATAGATGGTTGTCCCTTCATTGTATTCACTATGCACCCAAATGTCGCCATCATGGGCATGAACGTACTCTTGGGCAATAGCAAGTCCTAAACCAGTTCCTCCAACATTTCTTGCCCGGGCCTTATCAACTCGGTAAAAACGCTCAAAGATTTTCTCTTGAGATTCTACAGGAATGCCTAACCCTTCATCTGTAATACTAATACGTGCTTTATTTCCTTGATGAAGCAAGGTTACTGTTACATTTCCACCAGAAGGAGAATACTTCATCGCATTCGAAACAATGTTATCCAACACTTGCGTCATTTTATCCGTATCGATTTTTACATATGTTGGTTGTTTCACAATATGGCGATGAAAATAGATGTTTTTATCTTTTACAATCATCTCAAAACGTTCAACAATGCTATGCAAAAACGAACCAAGCTCGACCCAATGAGTACTTAATTGATAGTCTTGGGAATCCATTTTCGATAATTGAAGCAAATCATTAACCAGTCGAATCATCCTGTCGGTTTCATTTTGAGTCACACCTAAAAAGTGTGGCGCAATTTCTTTATCATCCATTGCTCCATCAGCGAGCGCTTCTAAATAACTTTTCATTGTTGTTAACGGAGTTCGTAATTCATGGGAAACATTTGCCACAAATTCACGTCGTTCGTTTTCACTTTTCTCTTTTTCAGTTACATCATGGAGGACCGTAATGAGACCATTGATTGGCCCATCATCTTCTTGTATTGCCGAGAATTGGGCTTCTAACACCATTACCTCTTCTCCCTTACTGAAATCAAGCAGAAGTGGTTCATTTCTTTCATATAATGAAAAAATACTGTTTCGATCTTCAATGTTTAATACATCTAGAATGGATTTGCGTAAAACATGTTTTAACGAAATTCCTAGCAACTCTTCCGCCCGGCGATTCATTAAGATAATTAATCCACTTTGATCGGTCGCGATTACACCATCTGTCATATGAGTAAGGACGGACCGCAAACGTTTTTGCTCTCTGTCGCGCATTAACGTTGTGTCATGTAGTTTATTTGTTAATTCATTAAACGACATAGCAAGCTGACCAAGTTCATCGGTACTGTATACATGCACTTGCCGAGAAAAATCCCCGTGCCCCATCCTTAATGCTTGGCGACGCATATCTAAAATTGGCGCCGTAATTGTTCTGGCAACAAAAATAATAACTAAAAACGTAACAAAAAGGGCAATTGTTGTTGCCGTAATAAAGATCTGATTAATTGTTTGCGCTTGTTCATTTACTTTTTCTATCGATGCTTCCACATAAACGGCACCAAGTATTTCTCCAGCGCCTTGCTCGGCTCGTATCGGCTGAGCTTTAACCACGTATCGTTCTTGGTTGTTCTCATTAAATCGTTCACTAAATTGGTATGGTGTACCATTCAAGGCACGCTTTACAATCGTATGCTGTGTTTGCTGACCGATTATGCTTCTATCTGCATCCGATGAACTGGCAAGCACGACTGCATTACGTCCAATAATCTGCG
This window encodes:
- a CDS encoding YycH family regulatory protein, which gives rise to MRYEQFKTVTLIAMIGLSLFFTYQLWTYQPNMQALETSDNEEEYNETEEFIEEREVWELIEPEQLIVHEASDTYSLVEKGSERYAAMVNDLQRLDLIQTIDNEDVSELEGIEVVFPDAIPSNYLLNQYEEDQEMIRLNDVDRMFFYSRSDSDNVSIQFASVKADEIVTIRTSLLASELATMLSEEEDELSAEIAKETDHLEMLLRERLYVTTEPQTVVQKQYKLARLEVAPINQRLFSSTVEVPRQNQLNGEYVYTDGSRIVTIDGTLMFLNYSYPFVADSSETSSRHIIEAGTSFINENGAWTDDYELSNWQVRETSETVDFRMQVDGLPVFYRNNDERDSMKFSVSRAGTQVTNMQRPLFRLDGSALQKYDKQVPSGKAAVSRIKEANETEWNESVTNVQLGYRAVIANRSNVELVPTWYYESEGDWKRVPFDEEAPS
- the walK gene encoding cell wall metabolism sensor histidine kinase WalK; the protein is MERNVGFFKSIRFKLIIIYMLLIFLAMQVVSVYFSRELEQSLKDNYETVLNERLNLLSLSAAQEMETDDSTEQDLDVLVRNAFPASDDNVRYGKAQIIGRNAVVLASSSDADRSIIGQQTQHTIVKRALNGTPYQFSERFNENNQERYVVKAQPIRAEQGAGEILGAVYVEASIEKVNEQAQTINQIFITATTIALFVTFLVIIFVARTITAPILDMRRQALRMGHGDFSRQVHVYSTDELGQLAMSFNELTNKLHDTTLMRDREQKRLRSVLTHMTDGVIATDQSGLIILMNRRAEELLGISLKHVLRKSILDVLNIEDRNSIFSLYERNEPLLLDFSKGEEVMVLEAQFSAIQEDDGPINGLITVLHDVTEKEKSENERREFVANVSHELRTPLTTMKSYLEALADGAMDDKEIAPHFLGVTQNETDRMIRLVNDLLQLSKMDSQDYQLSTHWVELGSFLHSIVERFEMIVKDKNIYFHRHIVKQPTYVKIDTDKMTQVLDNIVSNAMKYSPSGGNVTVTLLHQGNKARISITDEGLGIPVESQEKIFERFYRVDKARARNVGGTGLGLAIAQEYVHAHDGDIWVHSEYNEGTTIYITLPYSTFKGGKV